One Mycolicibacterium sp. TUM20985 genomic window, TCCAAAGAAGGCTGTGACCTAGGCGACGCTTCGGTGTTTCGTTCAGCGGCAAAGGGTAACCCTCAGTTGTGCGAATCGGATGGCAATCGAACGGTCAGTCTAGGCACCATCAGGAAGCGACCCCCCGATATGGTTCCCTCATGACCGGCGCAGCGGACGGTGGTCAATTCGCGATCGACGATCTGTCGACCGGAGTGCATGCCAGCGGATTCGGGCGGGTCGGCGACGGCAGGAGCTTCTCCTTCCACGTCGAGAAGCAGACGCTGTTCGTCGAGGTGTATCGCCCGCGCCTGAGCGGTCCGGTGCCCCACGCGGAGGACGTGGTTGCGGCGGCCAGCCGGAGCCTGGCCCACGTCGACGTTGCCGACGAGCGCAGCTTGGCCGCCGCCGTCCGCGATGCCGTCGCCGACGCCCAGCCGGTGCCACGCTCAGCGCGCTGACAGCTACGCCACGGTACGGTCGTCGGCGTGATGGACATGTCGTGGCTGCAGGTCGTGGTGTTGGCAGTGGTCCAAGGCCTTACGGAATTCCTGCCGGTGTCGTCCTCCGCCCATCTCGCGATCGTGTCGAAGCTGTTCTTCGCCGATGACGCGGGCGCGTCTTTCACCGCCGTCAGCCAGCTCGGCACCGAGCTCGCGGTGCTGATCTACTTTGCCCGCGACATCAGCCGCATCGTGGTGGCGTGGTTCGGCGGGCTGCGCGACCCCGCCCGCCGCACCCCCGACTACTGGCTGGGCTGGTGGGTGATCATCGGCACCATCCCGATCGGCGCCGCCGGGCTGATCTTCAAGCACTACATCCGCGACGACGTGCGCAATCTGTGGATCATCGCAACAGCGTTGATCGCGTTCTCCGCCGTCATCGCGGCCGCCGAGTACTTCGGCAAGCAGACCCGACCGATCGAACGATTCACCTGGAAGGACAGCATCGTCATCGGACTGTCACAGTGCCTGGCCCTGATCCCCGGGGTGTCGCGATCGGGCGCCACGATCAGCGCAGGCCTGTTCATGGGCCAGGAGCGTGAGGCGGCGGCCCGGTTCGGGTTCCTGCTGGCCATCCCCGCCGTGCTCGCGTCGGGGTTGTACTCCCTGCCCGACGCATTCCACCCCGACGGCAGGGGGATGAGTGCGTCCGGCCCGCAACTGGCGGTGTCCGTGGTCATCGCCTTCGTCGTCGGCCTCGCCGCCGTGTCGTGGTTCCTGAAGTTCCTGGTGCGCCACGGTATGTACTGGTTCGTCGGCTACCGGGTGATCCTCGGCGTGACGCTCCTGATCCTGCTGGGCACCGGCGTGGTGGCAGCGCAGTGATAATGGACCAACGATGACCGTCATCCTGCTGCGCCACGGTCGCTCGACGTCGAATACCGCCCACACGCTGGCGGGCCGCGCCGACGGGGTCGACCTCGACGACAAGGGACGCGAACAGGCCGAGTCGGTGATCGCCCGCATCGGCGAGCTGCCCGTGAAGGCGATCGTGCGGTCGCCGCTGCTGCGCTGTGAGCGAACAGTGACTCCGCTGGCCGAGGCACTCGGACTGCAACCCGTGGTGGAGGACAGGCTGACCGAGGTGGACTACGGCGCCTGGACCGGTCGCAAGATCGGCGACTTGGTCAAGGAACCGCTGTGGGCGGTGGTGCAGCAGCAACCCAGTGCGGCGGTCTTCCCCGACGGCGAGGGCCTCGCCGAGGTTCAGGCGAGGGCGGTAGCGGCGGTCCGCCACCACGACCGCACCCTGGCCGAGCAGCACGAAGGCGACGTGCTGTGGGTGGCCTGTACGCATGGTGACGTGATCAAGTCGATCATCGCCGACGCGCTGGGAACTCACCTCGATAGCTTTCAGCGCATCACCGCGGATCCGGCGTCCATGAGCGTCATCCGGTACACCTCGGTGCGGCCCTTCGTGCTCCACGTCAACCACACCGGCGCCGCGTTGACCGCGGCACTCCTGGCGAAACCCGAGCCCTCGGGTGACGCGGTGGTCGGCGGCTCCACAGACTGACACGCGTCGTTCGATTCACGGCCGAGGTCGCACTACCGGTATTTTGGGAGGCGTCATGACTCGTTCGATTCACGTCTTCCGTTCACCCGACCGCTTCGTGGCCGGGACGGTCGGGCAACCGGGCGACCGTACGTTCTACCTTCAGGCCGTGCACGACGAACGCGTCGTGTCGGTCGAGCTCGAGAAGCAACAGGTGGCGGTGCTGGCGGAGCGGATCGCCGCGCTGCTTCTGGAGATCAACCGCCGGTTCGGTACCCCGGTGCCACCCGAGACGGACGAGATCGAGGATCTCAGTCCGCTGGTGACACCGGTCGACTCCGAGTTCCGCGTCGGGACCAT contains:
- a CDS encoding undecaprenyl-diphosphate phosphatase, with protein sequence MSWLQVVVLAVVQGLTEFLPVSSSAHLAIVSKLFFADDAGASFTAVSQLGTELAVLIYFARDISRIVVAWFGGLRDPARRTPDYWLGWWVIIGTIPIGAAGLIFKHYIRDDVRNLWIIATALIAFSAVIAAAEYFGKQTRPIERFTWKDSIVIGLSQCLALIPGVSRSGATISAGLFMGQEREAAARFGFLLAIPAVLASGLYSLPDAFHPDGRGMSASGPQLAVSVVIAFVVGLAAVSWFLKFLVRHGMYWFVGYRVILGVTLLILLGTGVVAAQ
- a CDS encoding histidine phosphatase family protein, which encodes MTVILLRHGRSTSNTAHTLAGRADGVDLDDKGREQAESVIARIGELPVKAIVRSPLLRCERTVTPLAEALGLQPVVEDRLTEVDYGAWTGRKIGDLVKEPLWAVVQQQPSAAVFPDGEGLAEVQARAVAAVRHHDRTLAEQHEGDVLWVACTHGDVIKSIIADALGTHLDSFQRITADPASMSVIRYTSVRPFVLHVNHTGAALTAALLAKPEPSGDAVVGGSTD